From Candidatus Neomarinimicrobiota bacterium, one genomic window encodes:
- a CDS encoding glycoside hydrolase family 105 protein, producing the protein MKRRLICTIYLITGVGTFLSSGCGERIDHRTPREVVKAIADRVIRETTFDFELVPQETVLGIQFVDFRRLFGAVGPGVGYALGSIHSVSDTIITFGISGSDGIKVWLNSDLVYHWDRARAPTLTEIAYERFAFQDTFEAQLQAGSNPILVKVVTSSGPWIFFLQALTAEGGEEQAISFSLQLVDSGITESHWLCLGPFELPNGSGIARALEQVYPPESAFMAGDLATESERKFAWIVPRPSHLWQLTSNFKRWAYNDWHYAHGATMFGILALADASNDRHYFDFVRRYCDFIMEHYSYFKWQYQSLHAFRGSFHRLFRRTMLDDTGAPALPFVELYLRGEGENYKALVFPISDYISHRQVRLTDGTFCRPEPVAYTVWADDLFMSVPYLLRMARVTGDPAYFDDAARQVIQFAERLFVAEKGLFKHAWFGPTGKRSVAFWGRANGWMVWAMTEALTQLPKAHPRYPAVLDIFRRHMDGLVQYQDPESGMWHQVLDHPESYEETSCTSMFVLGMARGIREGWLAESFRERALKGWSALQSMVAADGTVRGTCRGTGIGESLPFYFERPTFDHDPRGLGSMIIAGIEVARLQQEHLY; encoded by the coding sequence ATGAAAAGGCGGCTCATATGCACGATTTATCTGATCACTGGAGTAGGGACTTTCCTATCCTCCGGGTGTGGGGAGAGGATCGATCACCGGACTCCTCGCGAAGTGGTGAAAGCGATTGCCGATAGGGTTATAAGGGAAACCACATTCGACTTTGAGCTCGTCCCACAGGAAACTGTGCTGGGCATTCAGTTTGTCGATTTCCGGCGTCTGTTTGGTGCTGTTGGGCCGGGCGTGGGATATGCCCTGGGCTCAATACACAGCGTGAGTGACACGATCATCACCTTCGGAATCAGCGGCAGCGATGGGATCAAAGTATGGCTTAATTCGGACCTGGTCTACCATTGGGATCGGGCGCGAGCGCCCACGCTCACCGAGATCGCCTATGAGCGCTTTGCCTTTCAAGATACTTTCGAAGCCCAATTGCAGGCGGGCTCCAATCCCATCCTGGTTAAGGTGGTCACCAGCAGCGGGCCGTGGATATTCTTCCTGCAGGCCCTGACAGCCGAAGGAGGAGAGGAACAAGCAATATCCTTTTCGCTGCAGCTGGTAGATTCAGGGATCACCGAATCCCACTGGCTTTGTCTGGGCCCCTTCGAATTGCCGAATGGCAGTGGCATAGCTCGGGCGCTGGAGCAGGTCTATCCACCCGAGAGCGCATTCATGGCCGGTGATCTGGCGACAGAATCTGAAAGGAAGTTTGCCTGGATTGTGCCGCGACCATCGCATCTATGGCAACTCACAAGCAATTTCAAGCGCTGGGCCTACAACGACTGGCACTATGCCCACGGCGCCACCATGTTTGGCATTCTGGCCCTGGCGGACGCTTCCAATGACCGGCACTATTTCGACTTCGTCCGGCGCTATTGTGATTTCATAATGGAGCACTATAGCTACTTCAAGTGGCAGTACCAATCCCTTCATGCCTTCCGGGGGAGCTTTCACCGCCTCTTTCGGCGAACCATGCTCGATGATACCGGCGCTCCCGCCCTACCCTTTGTGGAGCTCTATCTGCGCGGGGAAGGGGAGAATTACAAGGCCCTTGTGTTCCCAATATCCGACTATATTTCGCACCGGCAGGTCCGCCTGACGGATGGCACCTTCTGTCGGCCTGAGCCGGTGGCGTATACCGTCTGGGCCGATGATCTGTTCATGAGCGTGCCCTATTTATTGCGGATGGCGCGGGTGACCGGTGATCCGGCCTATTTTGATGATGCTGCCCGGCAGGTGATTCAGTTCGCCGAGCGGCTATTCGTAGCGGAAAAGGGCCTGTTCAAACATGCCTGGTTCGGTCCTACGGGCAAGCGATCAGTCGCTTTCTGGGGACGTGCTAACGGCTGGATGGTATGGGCGATGACTGAAGCCCTCACCCAGCTACCAAAGGCCCATCCCAGGTACCCGGCAGTATTGGATATTTTCCGCCGCCACATGGACGGTCTGGTTCAGTATCAGGACCCGGAAAGCGGCATGTGGCACCAGGTCCTGGATCATCCTGAGTCGTACGAGGAGACCTCCTGCACCAGCATGTTTGTGCTGGGGATGGCCCGCGGGATTCGCGAAGGTTGGCTCGCTGAGTCCTTCCGGGAGCGGGCGCTGAAGGGTTGGTCGGCCCTTCAAAGCATGGTTGCGGCTGACGGCACCGTTCGCGGGACCTGCCGCGGTACGGGCATTGGCGAAAGCCTGCCGTTTTATTTCGAGCGGCCCACTTTTGACCATGATCCCCGGGGCTTAGGATCGATGATCATCGCCGGGATTGAGGTCGCCCGATTACAACAGGAACACCTATACTGA